GCACCAGATTGGTGCGAATCAGCGTCCCCTCGAGGTCATAAAATGCTGTTGGTCGGCTCATGGCGCGGCTCGAAGCGGGCGCGTGGGCGGGGCACACTCCCCCCTCCGCTGCCTTCGACGCAAGGCCGGCTGTGTAACAGCAGCCTTCGGCCAGCGTCAAGGCGCGCCGGCGGCGGTCGACCTCTCCGGCGCTCGCTCTCGGTGCTGGCCCTCGGCGAGGTTGCCCTCGGCGAGGTTGCCTGAGGCGGCGCTGGCGGGCTAGACCACCGAGATTCGTTTCAGTCGAAGAACGACCTGCGCAGGGAAGGCGGGCACGCGGCATGTCGCCGATGATCGAGCTTTGGCGCGTCAGCAAGCGCTTCGAGGGCCGTGCGGCGCTCGATGAGCTGACCCTGAGCGTGGCGCAGGGTCAAACGCTGGCGCTCCTGGGTCCCTCGGGATCGGGGAAGACGACGACGCTGAGGCTGATCAATCGCCTCGTCGAGCCGGACGGGGGCGCGGTGCTCTTTCAGGGGCAGAACGTGCGTGAGGTCGATCCGGTCACCCTGCGGCGCCGGATCGGCTACGTGATCCAGGACGCGGCGCTCTTTCCCCACCTGACCGCTGGCGAGAATGTGGCCCTCGTGCCGCGCCTCTTGGGCTGGGCGCCGGCGCGGCTGCGCGCGCGCGTCGAGGAGCTCTTCGCCTGGGTCGACCTGCCGGCCGAGGCCTTCGCGGGCCGCTATCCCGCGCAGCTCTCGGGGGGGCAGGGCCAGCGGGTGGCGCTGGCGCGGGCCTTGGCCGCGGATCCCGAGGTCGTCCTGATGGACGAGCCCTTCTCAGCGCTCGATACGATCAGCCGGCGCCGCCTGGAGCAGCAGTTCCTGGCGATCAAGCGCGAGCTGCGCAAGACGATCGTCCTGGTGACGCATAACATCGGCGAGGCCTTTCGGCTGGCCGATCAGGTCGCCGTGCTCGCGGAGGGGCGCTTGCAGGCGCTGGGCACGCCGGCCGAGCTGCGCGCGGAACCCGGCAACGAGCTGGTCAGCGACCTGCTGCGCTCCCTGCCCGGCTTGGAGGCCTGAGATGAGACGCTGCCGGCGCTCCTCCGCGAGGCGGCGGTCGTTTGGGGCACGGCGCGCCTGCGTCGTCGCGGCGGCCCTTGCGCTTGCCCTCCACCTGGGTGGCGTTGGGAGCGTTGGCGGCGCTGGTGGCGCGAGCGCGCTCGCCGCCACGCCGAGTCCTCCGCGGCTGGTGGTCGGCGCCAAGCGCTTCACCGAGAGCGCGATCCTCGCCGAGGTGCTGGCGCAGCTCGTCGAGCGCCACCTCGGGCTCGAGGTCGACCGCCGCTTCAATCTGGCCGGGACCGACATTTGCTTCGGTGCGCTGACCCATGGCGCGATCGATCTCTATGTCGAGTACAGCGGGACGGCGCTGCGCAGCATCCTCGGCGATCGGCGTGCGCTGGCCGCGGCGCCGGCGCTGGTGACCGTGCGCGCCGCGCTCGAACGACGCTTCGGCGTCGCCGTCCTGGCGCCGCTCGGCTTCGACAACACCTATGCCTTGGCGATGCGTCGCGATCGCGCCTTCGAGCTCGGGATCACGCGCATGAGCGACCTCGCCCGGCGGCCGCTGCGCTTCGGTTTCTCGCCTGAGTTCGTTGGGCGCGCCGACGGCTTGCCGGGGCTGCGGCAGCAGTACGTGCTGCAGGTGGGGCAGCTCGTCGAGCTCGATCATGATCTCGCTTATCGCGCGCTGGAGGAGGGCGCGATCGACGTCCTCGACGCCTACGCCACGGACGCCAAGCTGAGCGGTGAGCGGCTGCTCGTGCTCGTCGATGACCAGCACTTCTTTCCGCCCTACGACGCCGTGCCGCTGGTGCGGCGCGACGCGCTGCGACGCTTCCCGGGGCTCGAGTCGACGCTGTCCTTGATCGCCGGGCGGATCGACGCCGACACGATGTGCCAGCTCAATGCCGAGGTCGAGGGCCTGGGCCGTACGCCGAACAGCGTCGCCGCGCGGCTCCTGTCGCGCCTCGGCCTCGGGACGGTCGCGGTCCATCACGACGCGCGGCCGCGTAGCTTCGGCGGCCTGATGCGGGCGCGGGCGCGCAAGACGCTGAGCCTCGCCGGCCAGCACCTGCTCCTGACCGGCGTGGCGACGCTGCTGGCCTGTCTGATCGGCGTGCCCTTGGGAATGCTCGCCGCCCGTCGCGCACGGCTCGCGAGCCTGGTGCTTGGCCTCGCCGGGGCGCTGCAGACGGTGCCCTCGCTCGCGCTCCTGGCCTTCATGTTGCCCATCTTCGGCATCGGCACGCGACCGGCGATCGTGGCCTTGTTGATCTATGGGCTGCTGCCGATCGTCCGCAACACGATCACCGGACTGCGCGCCGTTCGCCCGCGCCTGCTCGAGGTCGGGCTGGGGCTGGGGATGACCCGGGGCCAGCTCCTGCGGCGGGTCGAGCTGCCCTTGGCCGTTCCCGTGATCCTGGCGGGTGTTCGCACCGCCACCGTGATCACCGTCGGCACGGCCACGCTCGCCGCCTTCATCGGCGCGGGCGGGCTCGGTGAGCCGATCGTCAGCGGCTTGAGCATGAACGACTTTCGCCTGGTGCTCAGCGGCGCGCTGCCGGCGGCCCTGCTGGCGCTGGCCCTCGATGCAGCGCTCTTTGCGCTCGAGCGCCTCGCCACGCCGCGCGGCCTGCGCCTCCCGCCGGCCGCGCCGCGACGGTGACCTGACGGTGACCTCGCGGCGCTAGCCTGCGGGGATGAAGATCCTGCTGGTCTATTCGGCCTTTCCCGTCAGTTACTGGGGCTTCCAGCACAGCATGCCCCTGATCGGTCGAAAGGCCTCACTGGCGCCGCTGGGGCTGATCACGCTGGCGGCCTTGCTGCCCCGCTCGTGGCAGCCGCGGCTGATCGATCTCAACGTGCGGCCGCTCGACGATCAGGACCTGCTCTGGGCGGAGGTCGTGTTCGTCGGCGGGATGCGCATCCAGGCGCCCTCGATGCACGAGGTCGTGCGGCGAGCCCGCGCCTTCGGGCGCCGCACCGTCGTCGGTGGGCCGGCGCCGACCACGACGCCCGAGGAGTTCGCCGACGCCGACGTCGTGTTCTGCGGCGAGGCAGAGGGGCGGATCGACGAGCTGGTAGCAGCGTTGACCCTGCCGCGTGGCGAGAGGCGTGTGCTCGTCGCCGAGGAGCGTCCCCCGCTCGCGAGCAGTCCGATTCCGCGCTTCGAGCTACTGGACCTCGAGGCCTACGCCTCGATCAGCGTGCAGTACTCGCGCGGCTGTCCCTTTCAGTGCGAGTTCTGCGACATCATCGAGATCTTTGGCCGCGTGCCGCGGGTCAAGGCGCCCGCGCAGGTGCTCGCCGAGCTCGACGCGCTCTATGCCTGTGGCTATCGCGGGTCGGTCTTCTTCGTCGACGACAATTTCATTGGCAACAAGGCGTCGGTGCGCGCGCTGCTCGCCGCGCTCGAGCCCTGGCAACGGGCGCGGGACTTCCCCTTTGAGCTCTACACTGAGGCCAGCGTCAACCTCGCGGCGGATAGCGAGCTGGTCAGCGCCCTGGTGCGGGCGGGGTTCACGGCGGTCTTCCTCGGCATCGAGACGCCCTCGGCCACCGCGCTCGCCGCCGCCGGCAAGCGTCAGAACCTCGCGCTCGACCTCCACGAGGCCGTCGAGCGCCTGACGGCGGCCGGCCTCGAGGTGATGGGAGGCTTCATCGTCGGCTTCGACAGCGATGGCGTGGAGGCCTTCGCGGCCCAGCGCGCCTTCCTCGACGGCGCACCCTTGCCGCTGGCGATGATCGGCCTGCTCATCGCGCTGCCGGGCACCGCGTTATGGCGGCGCCTCGCCCGCGAAGGGCGCCTGCGCAGCAGCACCAGCGGTGATCATTTCGCCCGCCCGAACTTCGAGCCGGCGATGGATGAGGCGCTGCTGCTCAGCGGCTACGCCGCGCTGCTCGCCGCGCTCTATTCGCCCGCGGCCTACTACGCGCGCTGCGCGGCCTTCGTCGGCGCGGCGCCGCGTCTGCCCGGCGGCGGCAAGCGGCTGCGCGCCTGGCACCTGATGACGATGGCGCGCTGCGTCTGGCAGGTTGGCATCCGCGCTCCCTACCGGCTTGAGTTCTGGCGCCTGCTGGCGCGAGCCCTCCGGCAGGCGCCCCATCAGCTCACCTGGGTCGTCGGTCACGTCGTGATGGGCGAGCACATGATCCGCTACACGCGCGAGCAGGTGCTGCCGCGCCTGGCCCAGGCGCGGGCCGAGCTGGCGCTGGAGCGTGCGGCAGCGGCCGACGCGCCGGGCGTGCCGGCGCCGGCTCGGCGCCAGGGCGGGGCGCCGCGGTCGGGCCAAGCGGCGGCGGTCGCGGCGCTCCACGCTGAGGGCTAGCCGCGCGCTCGCTGCTGCGCAAGAATAGCCCCGCGCGGTCGCGGCGGTCGCTCCCGCGCAGGGCGCCCGACAGCATCATGGCACGCAGGCTCAAGCACCATAGTTTGCTGCGCACGGGCGCCCTGCTCTGGCTGCTCTTGGCGGCGGTGATCGTGCCTGCGCTGCTCTCGTTGGCGGTGGGCATCATCGCCCTGGTGCTCTGGCGCGCGCCCTTCGACATTGTCTTCGGCGTGCTGGTGCTCTGCTTCGCCGCGATGGTGCTGACCGGCGGTGTGCTCTCGATGCTCTATCTGCGCCGGACGGCACGCCTCGCCGAGATGCAGACGGACTTCATCGCCAACGTCTCGCACGAGCTACGCACGCCGCTGGCGGGTATACGCCTGCTCGTCGAGACGTTGACGCTCGGTCGTGCACCTGCCCCCGAGCAGCGCAACGCGGTGCTGAATCGGCTGGCCGCCGAGGTCCATCGACTCGAGGACCTGGTCGCCCGGATCCTCAGCTGGCGGCGTCTCGAGAGCGGAGCCGCGGTGCTGCAGCGTGAGCCCCTGCAGCTCGCCCCGCTGGTCGAGGAGGCAGTCGCGGCGGTCTTGGCGCAGACGACCGCTGGGCCCGCCCCACGGCTCGAGGTCGACCTCGCCGCGGAACTTCCGCCGATCGATGGCGATCGCGAGGCGCTGCTGGCCGCGCTGCGCAACCTCTTGCACAACGCGATCAAGTTCGGCGCGGATCGCGGGCCGGTGCGGATCGAGGCGCGTGGCGTGGCGGGCGAGGTGGTGGTGGCCGTGCGGGATCAGGGACCTGGGATACCGCCGAGCGAGCGAAAGCGGATCTTTGAGCGCTTCTACCGCGTCCCGGCGCACGACCCCGCGCGCCAGGGCACTGGCCTGGGCCTGGCGATCGTGCGGCGCGTCGTGCAGGGGCATCGCGGCAGGCTGCGCGTGGAGAGCGAGCAGGACGCCGGTACGACCTTCACGATGCACCTTCCGGTCGGGAGGGCCGCGCGCCGTGGTGGTCCGCGATGACCAGCGCCCTCGCGACGATTCTCGTGGTCGAGGATGACCCTTCGCTGGCGCTCGGGTTGCAGCTCAACCTGGAGGCGGAGGGCTACCGGGTGCTGTTGGCGCGGGACGGCGCCGACGGTCTGCGGCAGGCGCTGGCGAGCGCGCCCGACCTGATCGTCCTCGACCGCATGCTGCCGCGGATGGAGGGGCTCGACCTGCTGGCGGAGGTGCGCGAGCGTGGCCACGAGATGCCGGTGATCATCGTGTCGGCGCGCGGCGAGGTGCACGACAAGCTCGACGGGCTCGGGCTCGGCGCCGATGACTACATGACGAAGCCCTTCAGCGTGGCCGAGCTGGCGGCCCGGATCCAGGTGGCCCTGCGGCGCAGTCGGCGCAGCGGGCGCGCGGCGGCCGTGCTGCGCTGTGGGGAAGTGGAGCTCGATCTCGATGGTCATCAGGTGCGGCGCGCGGGGCAGGAGGTGCTGCTCACCGCCAAGGAGTTCGACCTGCTGGCCTACCTGGCGCGCCACCCGCGGCGGGTTCATTCGCGGGACCAGCTCCTGGTCGCGGTTTGGGGCGACGACTACGAGGGCACAGCGCGCACAGTCGATAACTTCGTCCGCAGTCTGCGCGTCAAGCTCGAGCGCGATCCGGCGCACCCCGACTATTTGGTCACCGTGCGCGGTGCGGGGTACCGTTTCGACCTCCCCGTCTGAGCCGCGAAGCGATTGAGCCGGCCCAGGGGTTGAGGTACGAGGGGCCCAATGCGACGGCGTTCACCACCACGTTCACGACCAGCGCTTGCCGGCGGGCGACGCGCGGTCCGCGGCCGCTGGGTGGTGCTGCTGGCGCCCTGGCTGCTGCCGCTGGCGGTGCTGTCCTCTGCGAGCGCCGCGCCGGTGGACGGAGGTGCCGGTCGGCCTCGCGATCCCGACGCGCTGGCTGTGCGGATGGTGCTCGAGGACACGCCCCGCGGTCGCGAGGCGCTAACGCGGGTCCAGACTTATTTCGCGGCGGTGCCGCGCCGACTGGGGATCGCGCTGCAGCTCGAGCTGGGGCTCGATAGCGAACCAAGCCAGCGCGGCGCGCTGGAGGGCTGGCGCGAGATGGTCGCAGCCGAGCGGGCGCGCAATCCGGCGCTGCCGCTGGTGATCGCCGCGGAGGAGCGCAACGCGGGCTTCATCGGCCCGCTGCTGCGGGTCGGTCTGGGCGCGCTGCTGGCGAGCCTCGACGACGCCGTGTTGATGGAGGCCGACAAGCTGCAACGCTCGTACGCGGGTTCGTCGCCCGCGGCGGCGCCGCCAGGCGCGGCCCCAGCGGGGTCGGCGTCGCTTGATTCGTCATTCCCTGCTGCGGGCGCGCGCCTGCCTCCGCGCGACGTCCCGGCGATCGGCCTGTCCTACGCACTGGCGCTGCTGGGGGGGGGCTTGCTCGCGGCCTTGGTCTGGTGGTGTGGGGGCCCGCGATGCACGGTCGCTGGCGCTTCGGCGAGCGTGCCGTCAGCGACGGCTGGCGCGCCGCGTCGTCGTCGGCGGCGGCGATGACGACCCTCGCCGAGCAGCAGGGACCCACGCCGGCGCGCTGGAGGCGCGTCCTCGGCAGCCGCCCGCTATGGTTGGTCCTGCTGAGCCTGGGCGCGACCTGCTGGGCGTTGCAGGCGCCCTTTTACCTCGACGCCGTCTCGCGCATCGGGCTGAATCCGGACCTGCGGCAGCTCGGTCACCTCTGGGATCGGCTGATCTACCCGCCCTCCGAGTACTTCAACTTCGACCGCAACGATCCGTCGCGGCCGGTGGTCTTCGCGCTCTACACGCTGATCTGGTGGCTCGCGCCCAATCAGCCCTTTGGCTTCACGCTCTTCAACCTGCTGCTGCACGCGTTGAACGCGGTGCTGGTCTTTGTCTGCGCGCGCTGGCTGCTGGGCCGGCTCTGGCCGGAGCGTGCCGCGGAGACGCCCGCCTTCGTGGTGGCGGCGCTCTTCGCGCTCTCGCCGCTGAACGTCGGCACGGCGATCTACAGCTATGCGCTGACGGACGTGTTGGCGTTGACTTTCAGCCTGCTGGCGTTGATGGCTTTCGTGCGCGGCAGCGAGCGCGGGCGCTCGAGCGCGATGCCGTGGCGCTGGCGCCTGGCGGCGTGGAGCAGCCTGCTCGCGGGTCTCTTTGCCAAGCAGTCGCTGGCTGTGCTGCCGCTGGCGATCGTGGCGGCTGACTACTTCGTGCTGGCGGCAGGGCGTTGGTCGGCCCTGCGTCGGCAGGCGCTGACGCACCTCGGCCTCTTCGCCATCGTCGGGGCGTATCTCGCTTGGCGACAGAGCTACTTCGGCCTGATCGGGGACGTCGAGGGCGTGCGTTACCTTTGGAACCGCTGGGACTACCTGGCCGCGCAGCCGGAGGTGGTGCTGCGCTACATCGGTGGGCTCTTGGTGCCGATCGACCTGAGCCTCGACCACGCCTTCGGCAGCCACGTGGCCGGGAGCTGGTTGCCGCGCGTGGGCCTGCCTTGGGTGGTCTTGCTCGCTCTGCTCCTGGCGACGCTGCGGCTGGCGCTCAAGGGCGGGGCCTTCGCAGCCTCAGCGGCCTGCGCGCTGCTGTGGTTCTTTCTGCAGCTGGCGCCGACCTCGAGCCTGATGCCGACGGTCGACGCGATGGTCGAGCGCCGGGTGTACCTGCCCAGCGTCGGGCTCTATCTATTTCTGGTGCTGGTGGTAGAGCAACTGCGGCAGGCGACCCGCTCGAACGCGGGCGGAGGCCGAGCGCACCGGCGCGAGCGGCTCTGGCACTACGGGCCGGCGCTGCTGGCGGGCCTGGTCCTCTGCGCCTTCGGCCTGGTCTCGGCGCGGCGCAGCTACCAGTTTCGGGATCCGGTGGCGACGTGGCAGAGCGTGGTCGCGCTCTACCCCGATAGTCCGCGCGCGTTGAGCAACCTCGCCGCGGCCCAGCTCGACCGGCGCCATTACCGAGCGGCGCACGCGCTCTTTCAGCGCGCGACCAAGCTGCAGAGCGCGGCCTTCAGCGATTGGTACAACCTCGGTGACATCTATGAGCGGCGGGACAGTGGCTTCTACGATCCCGCGCGCGCGACGCTGATGTATCGCCGAGCGCTGGCGGTCAACCCGGGCTACGCGCTGGTCTTCTTCCGCCTGGCGCGGCTGCTGCAACTGCGCGGCGAGTTCGACGAGGCGCGGGAACTCTATCGGCGCAGCATCGGCGCCGGCGTGGAGCTGGTCGATAGCTACAACAACCTCGGGCTGATCGAGCTCGAGCAAGGGCGGCTCGGCGCCGCGCGTCAGGCCTTCCAGCAGGCCCTGACCCTCGCGCCTGGCTACGCACGAGCGCGGCTCAACCTCGAGCGGCTGGAGCAAGTCCAGGGCGCTCGCTAGGCGGTGCTCGCCCGGCGCGCACGGGCAGCGGAAACCCAGCGTCCGTCAGAACGCGTCGTCGGTCGTGGCGTGCGCCACGCCCAGGCCCGCGGCGCGCGCGAGGCGCAGCAGGCGGGGGTCGAGCAGCGAGGCGGGCTGCACGTTGGCCAGCGCCTTGCGCATGCGCTGCTTCAGGTCGGGGTCGTCGTGCTCGAGCGTGGCCAGCAGGTGCTTGATCACCTGGCGGCGGCGGTCGCTCGCGCCGCAGTGCGGGCTGGCGCAGGGAATCACCGCGAGCTGTCGTGCTGCCGCGTAGGCCGCGATGTCGCGCTCGAGCGCGTAGCAGAGCGGCCGGATCACGGTCGGCGGGCCATCCTTCGGCGCCAACGCCGGGGCCATCGCGCGCAGCGTCCCAGCGTAGAAGAGATTGATCAGCAGCGTCTCCAGCAGATCGTCGAGGTGGTGGCCGAGCGCCAACTTGGTGAAGCCCTCGCGCCGCGCCAGCGTGTAGAAGGCGCCGCGTCGGATGCGTGAGCAGAGCGGACAGGCGGCCTGTCCCGGGGCCAACTTCTCGGCGACGAGCTGCTCGACCGGCGCGCGCAGTAGGTGGATGCGCACGCCGCGCTCCTCGGCGAAGCGACGGACGACCTCGGGTTGGTAGTCGGCGTAGCCAGGGTCGAGGTTGACAGCCTCGAGGGTGAAGGCGATGGGTGCCCGGCGCTGCAGCCGCAGCAGCAGCTCGAGCAAGGTCGCCGAGTCCTTGCCTCCCGAGAGCGCGACCAGCACGCGGTCGCCGGCGGTGATCATCCCGAAGTCGGCGACGGCCTGGCCGAGCGCGCGGGCGAGCTTGCGCTCCAGGCGCGGCAGCTCGTCTTGCGTCGGCTCGAACTGCGTCGGGATCGCGCGGTCGGTGCTGGTGGAGGGCGCCATCATCGTCTCCTGATAGTCGATCCGCCGCGCCCCGGCAATCGCCCCCGGCAATCGCCCCCGGCAATCGCCCCCGGCGCGCGCTAGCGGCGCGCGTAGATCTCGTCGAAGGTCCCGCCCTCGGCGAAATGCTCGGCCTGGGCGCGGGCCCAGCCGCCGAAGGCCTCCTCGACGGTGAAGAGCGCGACCGGCGGGAAGCGCTCGGCGAAGCGTGCCAGCAGCGGCGCGGCGCGCGGCCGATAGCCCTGGCGCGCGGCGAGCTCCTGGGCCGCATCGGTGTAGAGAAAGCGCAGGTAGGCCTCCGCCAGGGCGCGGCTCCGATGGCGGTCGACGTTGCGGTCGACGAGCGCCACCGGCGGCTCGGCGAGGATGCTGAGGGAGGGGCGCACGAGCGCGAAGCGCCGGGCGCCGAGGGTTTGCAGCACCAGCAGCGCCTCGCTCTCCCAGGCGATCAGTACGTCGCCGATGCCGCGCTGCGCGAAGGTCGTGGTCGCTCCGCGGGCGCCGGCGTCGAGCACCGGGACATTGCGATAGAGCGCCCTGACGAAGGTTCGCGCCCCTTCGGGCGTGCCGCCGGGGCGGCGCAGCGCATAACCCCAGGCGGCGAGGTAGTTCCAGCGCGCCCCGCCGGAGGACTTCGGGTTGGGCGTGATCACCGCGACCCCGGGTCGCACGAGATCGTCCCAGTCGCGCAGCTGCTTCGGGTTGCCGCGGCGCACGAGGAAGACGATCGTCGAGGTGAAGGGCACGCCCTGCTCGGGCAGGCGCCGCCGCCAGTCCGCGGCGAGCAGCCCCGCACGCGCAATGGCGTCGATGTCGTAGGCCAGGCCCAGCGTCACGACGTCCGCCTCGAGCCCGTCGATCACCGCGCGCGCCTGCTTGCCGGAGCCGCCATGCGATTGATGGATCGTCACCGATCGACCGGTCCGTCGCCGCCAAGCCCGGGCGAAGGCCGCGTTGAGCGCGCTGAAGAGCGCGTGCGTCGGATCATAGGAGACATTGAGCAGCGTAGCGTCGCCCCTTCCCGAACCCCGCTCACCGTGGCAGGCCGTCAAGAGGACGAGGCTGGCGACCGCGAGTCGCGGCCTGGCGCGCGGGCGCTCGCGGCCGCTGATGCGCATGTGCATGGGCGTCCTTTCAACGTCGAAGCGACGACGCGGCGATCCTGCAGCCAACTGAGGCGCTCGAGCTCAGCACCCTGACCGCCGGGCAGGTGCTTGCTCGTCATCCGGCTACGACCGGAGGTGCGCTGAACGTGATAGCCGACGACGCAGGTGGAGGCCAAGCGAAGGGTGGCGAGCGCCGCTCTCCGCGCCCAGCCCGTCGGCGCGACCGCTGGGCCGCCACACCGAGGCAACGCGCGCTGCGCGGCGCCGTGCCTTCCCCGCGCCCTGGTTGACGAGCGGCGGCGCTAATGGCGGATTGCCAAAAACCGGCCGAGTTGCGACCATGCCCGCCCGTGGGTCGGCAGCGCGCGTCGCACCGGCGGCGGGTGCGCCCAACGCCCGCCCGCCGCGAGCTGCGCCGACGACGGTTGCCCCAAGAATGACGGGCTATCCCAAGGACGAAGTGGTGACGACAAAGAGCGGGCCCGAGGCCCAAGCCCTGCCGCAGGAGAGCTTCAGCTACGACGACGGGATCGTGCGCCGTTTCGTCTTGGCGACGGTCGTCTGGGGTATCGTGGGGATGACCGTCGGCTTGCTGCTGGCCTTGCAGCTCGGACTGCATCAGCTCAATTTCGGGCTGCCCTGGACGAGCTTCGGCCGCTTGCGACCGCTGCACACCAACGCGGTGATCTTCGCCTTCGCCGCCAACGGCATCTTCGCCGCCGTCTATTACTCATGCCAGCGCCTGCTCAAGGCGCGGATGTTCTCGGGCTTGCTCAGCGCGATCCACTTCTGGGGCTGGCAGGCGATCATCGTCGCGGCCGCGATCACGCTGCCGCTCGGCTATACGCAGGGCAAGGAGTACGCCGAGCTCGAGTGGCCGATCGACCTCGCGATTGCCGTCGTCTGGGTCGTGTTCGCGATCAATGTCTTCGGCACGATCGCCCGCCGCCGCGAGCGCCACCTCTACGTCGCGATCTGGTTCTACATCGCCAGCATCGTCACGGTCGCGCTGCTCCACATCTTCAACGGCCTGGCGATTCCCGCCGGTGCGCTGAAGAGCTATTCGATCTACGCGGGCGTCCAGGACGCCTTCATGCAGTGGTGGTACGGCCACAACGCCGTCGCCTTCGTCCTGACCACGCCCTTCCTCGGCATGATGTACTACTTCTTGCCCAAGGCGGCCGAGCGCCCGGTCTTCTCCTACCGGCTCTCGATCCTGCACTTCTGGACGCTGGTCTTCCTCTACATCTGGGCCGGGCCGCACCACCTGCACTACACGGCCCTGCCGAGCTGGGCCTCGACGCTGGGGATGGTCTTCTCGCTGATGCTGTGGATGCCCTCCTGGGGCGGGATGATCAACGGCCTGCTGACCCTGCGCGGCGCCTGGAACAAGGTGGCCGAGGAGCCGGTGCTGAAGTTCTACGTCGTCGCCATCACCTTCTACGGCATGTCGACCTTCGAAGGCCCGATGATGTCGATCAAGAGCGTCAACGCGCTCTCGCACTACACCGACTGGACGATCGCACACGTGCACGCGGGAGCGCTCGGTTGGGTCGGGTTCATGATCTTCGGCATGCTCTACTGGCTCGCTCCCCGCATCTTCCAGACTGAGCTCTACAGCAAGGCGCTGGCCACGACGCACTTCTGGATCGCGACGATCGGCATCGTGCTCTACGTCGTCTCGATTTGGACCGCGGGGATCACGCAGGGCCTGATGTGGCGCGCCTTCGACGAGAGCGGTCGCCTGGCCTACCCGGAGTTTGTCGAGACGGTGGTCAAGCTGCTGCCGATGTATTGGGTGCGGGCCCTTGGCGGCCTGCTCTATCTCAGCGGCGCGCTGCTGATGGGCTACAACCTGCTGCGGACCTGGCAGCGTCGCCCGGCCCAATACGCTGAGCCCAGCTACACGGCGCCCGCGCTGGCCCCCGACTTCGTCGAGCCGCCGCCGCCGCTCTCCCCGCTCGAGGCGTCGCACGCGCCCGTGGCGCAGATCGGGATCCGCCTGGAGAAGCTCTTGCTCGGCTACTGGCATCGCCGCTGGGAGGGGTTGCCGCTGCTGCTGACGGTGCTGACGGTGCTCGCGGTGGTCGTCGCCTCACTCTTCGAGATCCTGCCGACCTTCCTGATCCGATCGAACGTGCCGACGATCGCCAGCGTGCGCCCCTACACGCCGCTCGAGCTGGTAGGCCGCGACATCTACCTGCGCGAGGGCTGTTACAATTGCCACTCGCAGATGGTGCGCCCCTTTCGCGCGGAGACCGAGCGCTATGGCGAGTACAGCAAGGCCGGCGAGTTCGTCTACGACCACCCCTTTCAATGGGGCAGCCGCCGCATTGGCCCGGATCTGCACCGGGTCGGCGGCAAGTATCCGCATCTCTGGCACGTCGGGCATATGGACAATCCGCGCTCGATTCAGTCCGGCTCGATCATGCCCAGCTACGGCTGGCTGCTGCAGCACGACCTTGATTTCGGCGTGATTCAGCGGCGCGTCGACGCGATGGCGATGATCGGGGTGCCCTACGATCGGGCAGCGCTGACGCGAGCCGAGGCGCTGGCCAGGGCGCAGGCTCGTGAGCTCGCCGCCGTGGTCGTGAAGGAGGGCGGCGCGGCAGGATTGGAGGGCAAGGAGATCATCGCGCTGACGGCCTATCTGCAGCGGCTCGGCACCGACCTCAAGGCGCCGCCGCTGGCGGCCGGCGCTGCCGCTGGCGCCGGAGCGAGCCCTTGAGCCTCTCGGAGTCGGTCGCGCGCGCGGGGCTGGCGTTCTATGCCGAGGTGGCGCTGGTTATCTTCTTTGCGGTCTTCGCTGGCATCTTGCTGTATACGCTGGCGCGTCGTCATAG
The Pseudomonadota bacterium DNA segment above includes these coding regions:
- a CDS encoding cbb3-type cytochrome c oxidase subunit 3, with translation MSLSESVARAGLAFYAEVALVIFFAVFAGILLYTLARRHSGRYERMRRLPLEDGNPHDPTLPLGEEP
- a CDS encoding sulfate ABC transporter substrate-binding protein, which produces MHMRISGRERPRARPRLAVASLVLLTACHGERGSGRGDATLLNVSYDPTHALFSALNAAFARAWRRRTGRSVTIHQSHGGSGKQARAVIDGLEADVVTLGLAYDIDAIARAGLLAADWRRRLPEQGVPFTSTIVFLVRRGNPKQLRDWDDLVRPGVAVITPNPKSSGGARWNYLAAWGYALRRPGGTPEGARTFVRALYRNVPVLDAGARGATTTFAQRGIGDVLIAWESEALLVLQTLGARRFALVRPSLSILAEPPVALVDRNVDRHRSRALAEAYLRFLYTDAAQELAARQGYRPRAAPLLARFAERFPPVALFTVEEAFGGWARAQAEHFAEGGTFDEIYARR
- a CDS encoding tetratricopeptide repeat protein; this encodes MHGRWRFGERAVSDGWRAASSSAAAMTTLAEQQGPTPARWRRVLGSRPLWLVLLSLGATCWALQAPFYLDAVSRIGLNPDLRQLGHLWDRLIYPPSEYFNFDRNDPSRPVVFALYTLIWWLAPNQPFGFTLFNLLLHALNAVLVFVCARWLLGRLWPERAAETPAFVVAALFALSPLNVGTAIYSYALTDVLALTFSLLALMAFVRGSERGRSSAMPWRWRLAAWSSLLAGLFAKQSLAVLPLAIVAADYFVLAAGRWSALRRQALTHLGLFAIVGAYLAWRQSYFGLIGDVEGVRYLWNRWDYLAAQPEVVLRYIGGLLVPIDLSLDHAFGSHVAGSWLPRVGLPWVVLLALLLATLRLALKGGAFAASAACALLWFFLQLAPTSSLMPTVDAMVERRVYLPSVGLYLFLVLVVEQLRQATRSNAGGGRAHRRERLWHYGPALLAGLVLCAFGLVSARRSYQFRDPVATWQSVVALYPDSPRALSNLAAAQLDRRHYRAAHALFQRATKLQSAAFSDWYNLGDIYERRDSGFYDPARATLMYRRALAVNPGYALVFFRLARLLQLRGEFDEARELYRRSIGAGVELVDSYNNLGLIELEQGRLGAARQAFQQALTLAPGYARARLNLERLEQVQGAR
- the ttcA gene encoding tRNA 2-thiocytidine(32) synthetase TtcA, producing MAPSTSTDRAIPTQFEPTQDELPRLERKLARALGQAVADFGMITAGDRVLVALSGGKDSATLLELLLRLQRRAPIAFTLEAVNLDPGYADYQPEVVRRFAEERGVRIHLLRAPVEQLVAEKLAPGQAACPLCSRIRRGAFYTLARREGFTKLALGHHLDDLLETLLINLFYAGTLRAMAPALAPKDGPPTVIRPLCYALERDIAAYAAARQLAVIPCASPHCGASDRRRQVIKHLLATLEHDDPDLKQRMRKALANVQPASLLDPRLLRLARAAGLGVAHATTDDAF
- the ccoN gene encoding cytochrome-c oxidase, cbb3-type subunit I yields the protein MTGYPKDEVVTTKSGPEAQALPQESFSYDDGIVRRFVLATVVWGIVGMTVGLLLALQLGLHQLNFGLPWTSFGRLRPLHTNAVIFAFAANGIFAAVYYSCQRLLKARMFSGLLSAIHFWGWQAIIVAAAITLPLGYTQGKEYAELEWPIDLAIAVVWVVFAINVFGTIARRRERHLYVAIWFYIASIVTVALLHIFNGLAIPAGALKSYSIYAGVQDAFMQWWYGHNAVAFVLTTPFLGMMYYFLPKAAERPVFSYRLSILHFWTLVFLYIWAGPHHLHYTALPSWASTLGMVFSLMLWMPSWGGMINGLLTLRGAWNKVAEEPVLKFYVVAITFYGMSTFEGPMMSIKSVNALSHYTDWTIAHVHAGALGWVGFMIFGMLYWLAPRIFQTELYSKALATTHFWIATIGIVLYVVSIWTAGITQGLMWRAFDESGRLAYPEFVETVVKLLPMYWVRALGGLLYLSGALLMGYNLLRTWQRRPAQYAEPSYTAPALAPDFVEPPPPLSPLEASHAPVAQIGIRLEKLLLGYWHRRWEGLPLLLTVLTVLAVVVASLFEILPTFLIRSNVPTIASVRPYTPLELVGRDIYLREGCYNCHSQMVRPFRAETERYGEYSKAGEFVYDHPFQWGSRRIGPDLHRVGGKYPHLWHVGHMDNPRSIQSGSIMPSYGWLLQHDLDFGVIQRRVDAMAMIGVPYDRAALTRAEALARAQARELAAVVVKEGGAAGLEGKEIIALTAYLQRLGTDLKAPPLAAGAAAGAGASP